One segment of Microbacterium arborescens DNA contains the following:
- the dxr gene encoding 1-deoxy-D-xylulose-5-phosphate reductoisomerase, with protein MRRVLILGSTGSIGTQALDVIDSRRDRFEVVGLAAGSNARMLEEQAARFGVTRTALGAADAERLVRDVEADVVLNGITGSVGLGPTLAALESGRTLALANKESLIVGGELVTSLAAPGQIVPVDSEHSAIAQALRSGTPDEVRRLVLTASGGPFRGRRRDELATVTPAQALAHPTWDMGRVVTTNSATLVNKGLEVIEAHLLFGVDYDRIDVVVHPQSVVHSMVEFIDGSTIAQASPPDMRLPISLGLDWPRRVAGVGAPLDWTRASEWTFESLDDSAFPAVALAKRVGRAGGTYPAVFNAANEQAVEAFHAGALGFLGIVETVERVVDAHRPPGELTRESLAEAEAWARSAADRAISVVE; from the coding sequence ATGCGTCGCGTCCTCATCCTCGGCTCCACCGGATCGATCGGGACGCAAGCGCTCGATGTCATCGACTCCCGTCGTGACCGGTTCGAGGTCGTCGGGCTCGCCGCCGGCTCGAACGCTCGGATGCTCGAAGAGCAGGCGGCGCGATTCGGTGTGACCCGAACCGCCCTCGGCGCGGCCGATGCGGAACGTCTCGTCCGTGATGTCGAGGCCGACGTCGTGCTCAACGGCATCACGGGCTCGGTCGGGCTGGGGCCGACCCTGGCTGCGCTCGAGTCGGGTCGCACGCTGGCGCTGGCGAACAAGGAGTCGCTGATCGTCGGGGGCGAGCTCGTCACGTCGCTCGCCGCGCCCGGTCAGATCGTCCCGGTCGACTCGGAGCACTCCGCGATCGCACAGGCGCTGCGATCAGGCACGCCCGACGAGGTGCGACGGCTCGTGCTCACGGCATCCGGCGGGCCGTTCCGCGGCCGGCGTCGCGACGAGCTGGCCACCGTCACCCCTGCCCAGGCCCTCGCCCACCCGACCTGGGACATGGGACGCGTCGTGACCACCAACTCGGCGACCCTCGTCAACAAAGGGCTCGAGGTCATCGAGGCGCACCTGCTGTTCGGTGTGGATTACGACCGCATCGACGTCGTGGTGCACCCTCAGTCGGTCGTCCACTCGATGGTCGAGTTCATCGACGGGTCCACCATCGCCCAGGCCTCGCCGCCCGACATGCGTCTCCCGATCTCGCTCGGCCTCGACTGGCCGCGCCGGGTCGCGGGAGTGGGGGCTCCGCTGGACTGGACCCGCGCGAGCGAGTGGACCTTCGAGTCGCTCGACGACTCCGCGTTCCCGGCGGTCGCGCTCGCGAAACGGGTGGGGCGCGCGGGCGGAACCTACCCGGCGGTGTTCAACGCCGCGAACGAGCAGGCCGTCGAGGCGTTCCACGCGGGCGCCCTGGGCTTCCTCGGCATCGTGGAGACCGTCGAACGCGTGGTCGACGCGCACCGTCCGCCGGGCGAGCTCACCCGGGAGTCGCTCGCGGAGGCGGAGGCGTGGGCGCGGAGCGCCGCAGACCGAGCGATCAGCGTGGTCGAGTGA
- the pflB gene encoding formate C-acetyltransferase, whose protein sequence is MSTVIPTTTAHDDDAVPTAWAGFAPGPWQDDIDVRDFIQRNYEPYTGDASFLMGPTARTTGLWETLSEMFPAERERGVYDVDALTPSTITSHAPGYIRQEDELIVGLQTDAPLRRAIMPNGGWRMVKGALETYGYPVDPTLETIFTRYRKTHNDGVFDVYPPAVRRARSSHIITGLPDAYGRGRIIGDYRRVALYGTDALVAAKNVERAELDMHPSTENILRSREENAEQIRALHELAEMAASYGFDITRPAATAREAIQWLYFAYLGAVKEQNGAAMSFGRNTAFLDAYIQRDMARGILTEVEAQELVDDLVIKLRIVRFLRTPEYDALFSGDPTWVTESIGGVGEDGRTLVTKTAFRFLQTLYNLGPAPEPNLTVLWTDALPDGFKEFCAQVSIDTSSIQYESDDHIRALCGDDAAIACCVSPMTVGKQMQFFGARVNLAKTLLYAINGGRDEVSGKQIAPAAAPVSGDVLGYDDVRERFRVMMEWLAETYVDALNCIHFMHDKYAYERLEMALHDGNVLRTMACGIAGLSVAADSLSAIKYATVEPVRDASGLIVDYLVHGDFPTFGNDDDRVDEIARELVSDFMSMIRKHQTYRDAVHTQSVLTITSNVVYGKATGNTPDGRRAGQPFAPGANPMNGRDTHGMLAAALSVAKLPFDQAQDGISLTTTVTPSGLGRTPDERVHNLVGLLDAQMASDGYHLNVNVLTRETLEDAMVNPDKYPQLTIRVSGYAVNFVRLTREQQLDVLSRTFHTGV, encoded by the coding sequence ATGAGCACAGTCATACCGACCACGACAGCACACGACGACGACGCGGTCCCCACCGCGTGGGCGGGCTTCGCCCCGGGCCCGTGGCAGGACGACATCGACGTCCGTGACTTCATCCAGCGCAACTACGAGCCCTACACCGGCGACGCGTCGTTCCTCATGGGGCCGACCGCGCGCACGACGGGGCTCTGGGAGACGCTCAGCGAGATGTTCCCCGCCGAGCGCGAGCGCGGCGTGTACGACGTCGACGCTCTCACCCCCTCGACCATCACATCGCATGCTCCGGGCTACATCCGCCAGGAGGACGAGCTGATCGTCGGCCTCCAGACCGATGCGCCCCTGCGCCGCGCGATCATGCCCAACGGCGGGTGGCGCATGGTCAAGGGAGCCCTCGAGACCTACGGCTACCCCGTCGACCCCACGCTCGAGACGATCTTCACGCGCTACCGCAAGACGCACAACGACGGCGTCTTCGACGTCTACCCGCCGGCCGTCCGCCGCGCCCGCAGCAGCCACATCATCACGGGCCTCCCCGATGCCTACGGCCGCGGCCGGATCATCGGCGACTACCGACGCGTCGCCCTGTACGGCACCGACGCGCTCGTGGCCGCGAAGAACGTCGAGCGCGCCGAGCTCGACATGCACCCCTCGACGGAGAACATCCTGCGCTCGCGCGAGGAGAACGCCGAGCAGATCCGCGCCCTGCACGAGCTCGCCGAGATGGCCGCCTCGTACGGGTTCGACATCACCCGGCCCGCCGCCACCGCCCGCGAGGCGATCCAGTGGCTGTACTTCGCCTACCTCGGAGCGGTGAAGGAGCAGAACGGCGCAGCGATGAGCTTCGGTCGCAACACCGCGTTCCTCGACGCGTACATCCAGCGCGACATGGCGCGCGGCATCCTCACCGAGGTGGAGGCGCAGGAGCTCGTCGACGACCTCGTCATCAAGCTGCGTATCGTGCGGTTCCTCCGCACGCCCGAGTACGACGCGCTGTTCTCGGGCGACCCCACCTGGGTGACCGAGTCGATCGGCGGCGTCGGCGAAGACGGACGCACCCTCGTGACCAAGACGGCATTCCGCTTCCTGCAGACGCTCTACAACCTCGGCCCCGCCCCCGAGCCGAACCTGACGGTGCTGTGGACCGACGCCCTTCCCGACGGGTTCAAGGAGTTCTGTGCGCAGGTCTCGATCGACACCTCGTCGATCCAGTACGAGTCCGACGACCACATCCGCGCGCTGTGCGGCGACGATGCGGCGATCGCGTGCTGCGTGTCGCCGATGACGGTCGGCAAGCAGATGCAGTTCTTCGGGGCTCGGGTCAACCTCGCCAAGACCCTCCTGTACGCCATCAACGGCGGACGCGACGAGGTGAGCGGCAAGCAGATCGCGCCCGCCGCCGCCCCGGTCTCGGGAGACGTGCTCGGGTACGACGACGTGCGCGAGCGCTTCCGGGTCATGATGGAGTGGCTCGCCGAGACCTACGTCGACGCGCTCAACTGCATCCACTTCATGCACGACAAGTACGCCTACGAACGCCTCGAGATGGCCCTGCACGACGGCAACGTCCTGCGCACCATGGCATGCGGCATCGCCGGGCTCTCCGTCGCCGCCGACTCGCTCTCGGCCATCAAGTACGCGACCGTCGAGCCGGTGCGCGATGCGTCGGGGCTCATCGTCGACTACCTCGTCCACGGCGACTTCCCCACCTTCGGCAACGACGACGACCGCGTCGACGAGATCGCCCGCGAACTCGTTTCGGACTTCATGTCCATGATCCGCAAGCACCAGACGTACCGCGACGCGGTGCACACCCAGTCGGTGCTGACGATCACGTCGAACGTCGTGTACGGCAAGGCCACGGGCAACACCCCCGACGGTCGCCGTGCCGGTCAGCCCTTCGCCCCGGGCGCCAACCCCATGAACGGGCGAGACACGCACGGGATGCTGGCAGCCGCACTGTCGGTCGCGAAGCTGCCGTTCGACCAGGCGCAGGACGGCATCTCGCTGACCACGACGGTGACGCCGAGCGGTCTGGGGCGCACGCCCGACGAACGGGTGCACAACCTCGTGGGACTGCTCGACGCGCAGATGGCCTCGGACGGCTACCACCTCAACGTCAACGTGCTGACGCGCGAGACGCTCGAGGATGCGATGGTCAACCCCGACAAGTACCCGCAGCTGACCATCCGGGTTTCCGGCTATGCGGTCAACTTCGTGCGACTGACCCGCGAGCAGCAGCTCGACGTGCTCAGCCGCACCTTCCACACGGGGGTCTGA
- a CDS encoding FKBP-type peptidyl-prolyl cis-trans isomerase gives MRLRPFAALSVVAVSALALAGCASGDSATESPSPNASGASEQCLVNAQPGEASDSIEVSGSAPELTAKVDPGLEPTEIERTLTTRGDGDDLVSGDLVSGSYAIYDGATGELLEQSRDTSPDDSGLVPVLLDPQQYSVFVAALECAPLGSTAALAIPGSAFGEGRTAVVVVAEGVEKLPTRATGTDQAPVDGMPTVELAENGAPTITLPGTDAPTEVQLADLKTGDGATVQPGDTAFVQYTGVKWSDGSVFDSSWDRGQPAAFPTTGVVAGFQQALEGQQVGSQVLVVIPPAAGYGAQEGSELQNETLVFVVDILGVQRTPVPAAG, from the coding sequence GTGCGTCTGCGCCCGTTCGCCGCTCTGTCCGTCGTCGCCGTCTCGGCGCTTGCGCTCGCCGGCTGCGCGAGTGGCGACTCTGCCACCGAGTCGCCCAGCCCGAACGCTTCCGGCGCATCGGAGCAATGCCTCGTGAACGCCCAGCCGGGGGAGGCCTCCGACAGCATCGAGGTGTCGGGTTCGGCGCCCGAGCTGACCGCGAAGGTCGACCCGGGCCTTGAGCCGACGGAGATCGAGCGCACGCTCACGACCCGCGGCGACGGCGACGACCTCGTCTCCGGCGACCTCGTCTCGGGCTCCTACGCGATCTACGACGGTGCGACCGGTGAGCTGCTCGAGCAGTCGCGCGACACCTCGCCCGACGACTCGGGCCTGGTGCCGGTGCTGCTCGACCCCCAGCAGTATTCGGTGTTCGTCGCGGCCCTCGAATGCGCTCCGCTCGGATCGACCGCGGCGCTCGCGATCCCCGGCTCGGCCTTCGGCGAGGGACGCACAGCCGTCGTCGTCGTGGCGGAGGGCGTCGAGAAGCTTCCGACGCGCGCGACCGGAACCGACCAGGCGCCGGTCGACGGGATGCCGACGGTCGAGCTGGCCGAGAACGGCGCCCCCACCATCACCCTGCCCGGCACCGACGCTCCGACCGAGGTGCAGCTGGCCGACCTCAAGACCGGCGACGGTGCCACCGTTCAGCCGGGTGACACCGCCTTCGTGCAGTACACCGGTGTGAAGTGGTCGGACGGGTCGGTCTTCGACTCCAGCTGGGACCGCGGCCAGCCCGCGGCCTTCCCGACGACCGGTGTGGTCGCCGGATTCCAGCAGGCGCTCGAGGGGCAGCAGGTCGGTTCGCAGGTGCTCGTCGTCATCCCGCCCGCTGCAGGTTACGGTGCGCAGGAGGGCAGCGAGCTCCAGAACGAGACACTCGTCTTCGTCGTCGACATCCTGGGCGTCCAGCGCACCCCCGTTCCCGCCGCAGGCTGA
- a CDS encoding M50 family metallopeptidase, with amino-acid sequence MTVLAFVIGVVLLVVGLAVSIALHEVGHLVPAKLFGVRVGRYMIGLGPTLWSRRFGETEYGVKALPVGGYISMSGMYPPAPDEPDAATRRSGRFFGAMVQDARLANAETLVENDTRPAFYQLSVWKRIVIMVGGPFMNLVLAMVLFAIALSAIGIPSVSPTIAAVNECVIPAGADRTTCEAGDPVSPAAAGGIRPGDVIVAVDGTDVSGYAEATAIIQAAPGRTIPIVVERGSDRVTLEVTPVAAERPVMNDDGTTEVKEVGFVGMTGTRVNVPQPIWTGPQAAVDRLGAVASVIWQLPVKVYQTGVALVTGGERDPNGPLSVVGAGRIAGEVAATEAPIQDRVVDLLSLLGSLNIALFIFNLLPLLPLDGGHVVVALWDGIKRAWAKLFRRPSPRPVDATKLVPVTFVVVIGLIVMGGTLILADVFNPISILG; translated from the coding sequence GTGACCGTCCTCGCTTTCGTCATCGGCGTCGTGCTGCTCGTCGTCGGGCTCGCCGTCTCGATCGCGTTGCACGAGGTCGGGCACCTCGTCCCCGCGAAGCTGTTCGGCGTGCGCGTCGGCCGGTACATGATCGGCCTCGGTCCGACCCTCTGGTCGCGGCGCTTCGGTGAGACCGAGTACGGCGTGAAGGCACTGCCCGTCGGCGGCTACATCTCGATGTCCGGCATGTACCCGCCGGCTCCCGACGAGCCCGACGCAGCGACCCGACGCAGCGGCCGATTCTTCGGGGCGATGGTGCAGGATGCCCGCCTCGCCAACGCCGAGACGCTCGTCGAGAACGACACGCGCCCGGCGTTCTACCAGCTGTCGGTGTGGAAGCGCATCGTCATCATGGTCGGCGGTCCGTTCATGAACCTCGTGCTCGCCATGGTCCTCTTCGCGATCGCACTCAGCGCGATCGGCATCCCGAGCGTCTCGCCCACCATCGCCGCGGTCAACGAGTGCGTCATCCCGGCGGGCGCCGACCGCACGACGTGCGAGGCCGGTGATCCGGTGTCTCCCGCGGCAGCCGGGGGCATCCGTCCGGGAGACGTCATCGTCGCCGTCGACGGCACCGATGTCTCGGGTTACGCCGAGGCGACCGCGATCATCCAGGCGGCACCGGGGCGCACGATCCCGATCGTGGTCGAGCGTGGCAGCGACCGCGTGACGCTCGAGGTCACCCCGGTCGCCGCCGAACGTCCCGTGATGAACGACGACGGCACGACCGAGGTGAAAGAGGTCGGGTTCGTCGGCATGACGGGCACCCGGGTCAACGTCCCGCAGCCGATCTGGACCGGACCGCAGGCTGCGGTCGACCGGCTCGGCGCCGTCGCGAGCGTCATCTGGCAGCTCCCGGTCAAGGTGTACCAGACGGGGGTGGCCCTCGTCACCGGCGGCGAGCGCGACCCGAACGGGCCCCTGTCCGTCGTCGGAGCGGGCCGCATCGCGGGCGAGGTCGCCGCGACGGAGGCGCCGATTCAGGATCGCGTCGTCGACCTGCTGAGCCTGCTGGGGTCGCTCAACATCGCGCTGTTCATCTTCAACCTGCTGCCCCTGCTCCCGCTCGACGGCGGACACGTCGTCGTCGCCCTGTGGGACGGCATCAAGCGCGCGTGGGCGAAGCTGTTCCGCCGCCCGTCGCCGCGGCCGGTCGACGCCACGAAGCTCGTGCCCGTCACCTTCGTCGTCGTGATCGGACTCATCGTCATGGGCGGGACGCTCATCCTCGCCGACGTCTTCAACCCGATCTCGATCCTCGGCTGA
- the pflA gene encoding pyruvate formate-lyase-activating protein: protein MLVPGAACTADLSDPRHDRLAARRSGHVASVHSWELVTSVDGPGTRMTLFLAGCPLRCQYCHNPDTWRQRDGELTALDDIVARLRRYLPVFRATGGGLTISGGEPLQQAAFVTRLARAATELGVHVAIDTSGNLGRAASDALLDDVSLVLLDVKSGLPDTYREVTGRDLQPTIEFGDRLAARGTPVWVRFVLVPGLTDAVPNVDAVADIVARWQNVQRVEVLPFHQMGTSKWERLGIPYPLAGRPTPDAELLARVRGQFADRGLTVY, encoded by the coding sequence ATCCTGGTGCCGGGCGCGGCCTGCACCGCCGATCTGAGCGACCCCCGTCACGACCGTCTCGCCGCGCGACGGTCCGGGCATGTCGCGAGCGTGCACTCCTGGGAGCTCGTCACTTCCGTGGACGGCCCCGGCACCAGGATGACCCTCTTCCTCGCGGGATGCCCGCTGCGCTGCCAGTACTGCCACAACCCCGACACGTGGCGTCAGCGCGACGGCGAGCTCACCGCGCTCGATGACATCGTCGCCCGTCTGCGCCGGTACCTGCCGGTCTTCCGGGCGACAGGAGGGGGGCTGACGATCTCCGGAGGCGAGCCGCTGCAACAGGCGGCCTTCGTCACGCGTCTGGCCCGGGCCGCCACCGAGCTCGGTGTCCACGTCGCCATCGACACATCGGGCAACCTCGGCCGCGCCGCATCCGATGCGCTGCTCGACGACGTCTCGCTCGTCCTGCTCGACGTGAAGTCCGGGCTGCCCGACACCTACCGCGAGGTCACCGGCCGCGACCTGCAGCCGACGATCGAGTTCGGCGACCGCCTCGCGGCCCGCGGCACTCCGGTGTGGGTGAGGTTCGTGCTCGTCCCCGGCCTCACGGATGCCGTCCCGAACGTCGACGCCGTCGCCGACATCGTCGCCCGGTGGCAGAACGTGCAGCGGGTCGAGGTCCTGCCGTTCCATCAGATGGGCACGTCGAAGTGGGAGCGTCTGGGAATCCCCTATCCGCTCGCCGGTCGCCCGACGCCGGATGCGGAACTGCTCGCGCGGGTCCGCGGCCAGTTCGCCGATCGCGGTCTCACCGTGTACTGA
- a CDS encoding Mur ligase family protein, whose translation MPNDAPNLPPVLRPESPPHRSLTELAAHVGGRIVGDASDVSVTGITLATADLRPGEAFVAIRGAVRHGAEFAKQAAETGATAIVTDDRGAELAADAGLPIVVVDDPRARLGDLSAWVYGTGREDRLPLLLATTGTNGKTSVSHLIEGILGQLGAVTGLSSTAERHIAGEVIVSRLTTPEASEFHALLALMRERGVEAVAVEVSAQALTRHRVDGVVFDVAGFTNLTHDHLDDYRDMAEYFEAKLPLFRADRARRGVVCLDSDAGVQIVARAEIPVTTIITPAIAETPSSPADWTVEIVEERQNGTEFRLIGADGRRLTTTVPVIGRHMAANAGLAIVMLLEGGYAWETLVGALDGRRIEAHLPGRTQRVSGDRGPAVYVDFGHSPDAFEKTLAAVRRVTPGTVVMVFGADGDRDKTKRHDMGATAVLGSDILIVTDHHPRFEDPDAIRATLLEGARRARPDADIRESSPPEKAIVEAVSLVGDGDAILWAGPGHQDYRDIRGVRTPYSARELARRALRDAGWPVPEPSWDVPYAD comes from the coding sequence ATGCCTAACGACGCCCCGAACCTCCCTCCCGTCCTCCGCCCCGAGAGTCCGCCGCACCGCTCCCTGACCGAGCTCGCGGCCCACGTCGGCGGCCGGATCGTCGGCGATGCTTCCGACGTATCCGTCACGGGCATCACGCTCGCAACGGCGGACCTGCGCCCGGGGGAAGCGTTCGTCGCGATCCGAGGCGCCGTGCGACACGGGGCCGAGTTCGCGAAGCAGGCGGCCGAGACGGGCGCCACGGCGATCGTCACCGACGACCGAGGCGCCGAGCTCGCCGCCGATGCAGGCCTGCCGATCGTCGTGGTCGACGATCCCCGGGCGCGCTTGGGCGACCTGTCGGCCTGGGTCTACGGCACCGGCCGCGAGGACCGGCTGCCGCTGCTGCTCGCGACGACCGGCACGAACGGCAAGACGAGCGTGTCGCACCTGATCGAAGGCATCCTCGGACAGCTCGGCGCGGTGACGGGGCTCTCCTCGACAGCCGAGCGTCACATCGCGGGCGAGGTGATCGTGTCGCGGCTCACGACCCCCGAGGCCTCGGAGTTCCACGCGTTGCTCGCTCTCATGCGCGAGCGCGGCGTCGAAGCGGTCGCGGTCGAGGTGAGCGCACAGGCGCTGACCCGGCACCGTGTCGACGGCGTCGTCTTCGACGTCGCCGGCTTCACCAACCTCACGCACGATCACCTCGACGACTACCGCGACATGGCGGAGTACTTCGAGGCGAAGCTCCCCCTATTCCGCGCAGACCGGGCACGGCGCGGCGTGGTGTGCCTCGACTCCGACGCCGGCGTGCAGATCGTCGCGCGCGCCGAGATCCCGGTGACGACGATCATCACGCCCGCGATCGCCGAGACGCCCTCGTCACCGGCGGACTGGACGGTCGAGATCGTCGAGGAACGGCAGAACGGCACGGAGTTCCGGCTCATCGGCGCCGACGGCCGGCGACTGACCACGACGGTGCCGGTCATCGGGCGGCACATGGCGGCCAACGCCGGCCTCGCGATCGTCATGCTGCTCGAAGGCGGCTACGCGTGGGAGACGCTCGTCGGCGCACTCGACGGGCGGCGCATCGAGGCGCACCTCCCCGGGCGGACTCAGCGCGTGTCGGGCGATCGCGGACCGGCCGTCTACGTCGACTTCGGCCACTCCCCCGACGCTTTCGAGAAGACCCTCGCGGCCGTGCGACGCGTCACCCCCGGAACCGTCGTCATGGTCTTCGGGGCCGACGGCGACCGTGACAAGACGAAGCGCCACGACATGGGCGCGACGGCCGTCCTCGGCAGCGACATCCTGATCGTGACCGATCACCACCCGCGATTCGAGGATCCCGACGCGATCCGCGCGACCCTGCTCGAGGGTGCTCGGCGAGCGCGCCCGGATGCCGACATCCGCGAATCGTCACCGCCGGAGAAGGCGATCGTCGAAGCCGTGTCGCTCGTCGGCGACGGTGACGCGATCCTGTGGGCCGGTCCCGGGCACCAGGACTACCGCGACATCCGCGGCGTCCGCACCCCGTACTCCGCTCGAGAGCTCGCACGTCGAGCACTGCGGGACGCCGGCTGGCCGGTGCCCGAACCCAGCTGGGACGTGCCATACGCCGACTGA
- a CDS encoding DUF1775 domain-containing protein → MTRNITARSRARLAVGVTAGAALALALPLAASAHVHVTPEEVAANGSTRIDFSFSHGCDGSPTTALVVDVPAEAQGATPVVDGAWTITTEAGENGIPTRITYTAVAPIPDAYAASAGMNVIFPGSAEGESFAFPVTQQCETGEAAWVQVAEDGQDPDDLEYPAPVVVVGAAAADSHGGHGDGGHSSADGAADGEAAAASPAAADPLPIWLSAGALVVAAAALVLTIARRRA, encoded by the coding sequence ATGACCCGCAACATCACCGCGCGCAGCCGCGCCCGCTTGGCCGTCGGCGTGACCGCCGGCGCAGCCCTCGCCCTCGCCCTTCCGCTCGCCGCCTCCGCGCACGTCCACGTGACGCCGGAAGAGGTGGCCGCCAACGGATCCACCCGCATCGACTTCTCGTTCAGCCACGGCTGCGACGGGTCGCCCACGACCGCGCTCGTCGTCGACGTCCCCGCCGAGGCGCAGGGTGCGACGCCCGTCGTCGACGGTGCATGGACCATCACCACCGAGGCCGGCGAGAACGGCATCCCCACCCGCATCACCTACACCGCGGTCGCCCCCATCCCCGACGCGTATGCGGCCTCGGCCGGCATGAACGTGATCTTCCCCGGCTCGGCCGAGGGCGAGAGCTTCGCCTTCCCCGTCACGCAGCAGTGCGAGACGGGCGAGGCCGCCTGGGTGCAGGTCGCCGAGGACGGCCAGGATCCGGACGACCTCGAGTACCCGGCTCCGGTCGTCGTGGTCGGCGCGGCTGCGGCCGATTCCCACGGCGGCCACGGTGACGGCGGCCACTCGTCGGCCGACGGTGCCGCTGACGGCGAGGCCGCCGCAGCATCCCCTGCCGCAGCCGACCCGCTGCCGATCTGGCTCTCCGCCGGCGCCCTCGTCGTCGCCGCCGCCGCGCTCGTCCTGACGATCGCCCGCCGACGCGCCTGA
- a CDS encoding anthranilate synthase family protein, translating to MTGSLPTLTDLAASGEPFALIARDGASVEVLRGDVVDVDLLADIPLDDPDGTPREVLALVPFRQVVERGFVCHDDRAPLRCLRVSDHAALPLAEALRQLPSERVPLEDAGFDISDDDYADIVRRVIADEIGRGEGANFVIRRDFTASVDTDAVTAGLTWFRALLQHERGAYWTFLVVTDGHVAVGASPEAHVSARSGAPAEPGTSIVTMNPISGTFRHPRGGATAETLTEFLSSTKETEELFMVVDEELKMMSAVCSDGGRITGPHLKEMSRLTHTEYMLRGSSTMDPRDILRETMFAPTVTGSPMQNACTVIARHERTPRGYYSGVAALFTPAPGGGHDLDAPILIRTAYLVDGRLRVPVGATLVRHSDPAGEVGETHGKAAGVLGAIGAVDRDEAPASIADTAAVDEDAPAAHRPRLGDDPTIAALLSSRNARLAQFWLDPQAAHGGPYAGREVLVVDAEDRFTTMLGHQLRHLGFSVRIAPWNEVTDAAVDDAGLVVFGPGPGDPRDDASPRIARMRELVARRAEAGRPLLAVCLSHQILADRLGIGLAPLASPHQGLQKSVDVFGEPASIGFYNTFTARVAPGTTRLGDTEIAADPSSGDVYALRGPGYASVQGHLESILSRDGLPTLERLIGFALGPVAA from the coding sequence ATGACCGGTTCTCTCCCGACCCTGACCGATCTCGCCGCGAGCGGTGAGCCGTTCGCGCTCATCGCGCGCGACGGGGCGAGCGTCGAGGTGCTGCGCGGTGACGTCGTCGACGTCGACCTGCTCGCCGACATCCCGCTGGACGACCCGGACGGGACCCCGCGCGAGGTGCTCGCCCTCGTCCCGTTCCGACAGGTCGTCGAACGTGGCTTCGTCTGCCACGACGACCGGGCGCCGCTTCGCTGTCTGCGCGTCTCCGACCACGCCGCGCTGCCGCTGGCCGAGGCGCTCCGCCAGCTGCCGTCCGAGCGCGTCCCCCTCGAGGACGCCGGGTTCGACATCTCGGACGACGACTACGCCGACATCGTCCGACGCGTGATCGCCGATGAGATCGGCCGGGGTGAGGGGGCCAACTTCGTCATCCGCCGCGACTTCACCGCCAGCGTCGACACGGATGCCGTCACCGCCGGCCTCACGTGGTTCCGGGCGTTGCTGCAGCACGAGCGCGGCGCGTACTGGACGTTCCTCGTCGTGACCGACGGCCACGTCGCGGTCGGCGCCAGCCCGGAGGCCCATGTCAGCGCCCGCAGCGGCGCGCCCGCCGAGCCGGGCACCAGCATCGTCACGATGAACCCGATCTCCGGCACGTTCCGCCACCCCCGCGGCGGCGCGACGGCCGAGACCCTGACGGAGTTCCTCTCCTCGACGAAGGAGACCGAGGAGCTGTTCATGGTGGTCGACGAGGAGCTGAAGATGATGTCGGCGGTCTGCTCCGACGGCGGCCGCATCACCGGGCCTCATCTGAAGGAGATGTCACGCCTGACCCACACCGAGTACATGCTGCGCGGGTCGAGCACGATGGATCCCCGCGACATCCTCCGCGAGACGATGTTCGCCCCCACCGTCACGGGATCGCCCATGCAGAACGCGTGCACCGTCATCGCGCGACACGAGCGCACGCCGCGCGGCTACTACTCCGGTGTCGCCGCCCTGTTCACCCCCGCACCGGGTGGGGGCCACGATCTCGACGCGCCGATCCTGATCCGCACCGCCTACCTCGTCGACGGCCGGTTGCGCGTGCCGGTGGGCGCGACGCTCGTGCGGCACTCCGACCCCGCGGGCGAGGTCGGCGAGACCCACGGCAAGGCGGCTGGTGTCCTGGGGGCGATCGGCGCCGTCGACCGTGACGAGGCGCCCGCCTCGATCGCCGACACCGCGGCCGTCGACGAAGACGCGCCCGCGGCGCATCGTCCGCGACTCGGCGACGACCCGACGATCGCCGCCCTCCTCTCCTCGCGCAACGCGCGGCTCGCGCAGTTCTGGCTCGACCCGCAGGCGGCGCACGGCGGTCCTTACGCGGGCCGCGAGGTGCTGGTCGTCGACGCCGAGGACCGGTTCACCACCATGCTCGGCCATCAGCTGCGCCACCTCGGGTTCTCCGTGCGCATCGCTCCGTGGAACGAGGTCACGGATGCCGCGGTCGACGACGCGGGGCTCGTCGTCTTCGGGCCCGGCCCCGGCGATCCGCGAGACGACGCGAGCCCTCGCATCGCACGCATGCGCGAACTCGTCGCCCGCCGGGCCGAGGCGGGGCGGCCGCTCCTCGCGGTGTGCCTGAGCCACCAGATCCTCGCCGATCGGCTCGGGATCGGTCTGGCTCCCCTCGCATCTCCGCACCAGGGTCTGCAGAAGAGCGTCGACGTGTTCGGCGAACCGGCATCCATCGGGTTCTACAACACCTTCACCGCGCGCGTCGCCCCGGGCACCACCCGGCTCGGCGACACCGAGATCGCAGCCGACCCCTCGTCAGGTGACGTCTATGCGCTGCGCGGTCCCGGGTACGCATCCGTGCAGGGACACCTCGAGTCGATCCTGTCGCGCGACGGTCTGCCGACGCTCGAGCGGCTCATCGGATTCGCGCTGGGACCCGTCGCGGCCTGA